From Streptomyces durmitorensis, a single genomic window includes:
- a CDS encoding bifunctional glycosyltransferase/CDP-glycerol:glycerophosphate glycerophosphotransferase, with amino-acid sequence MQPRLSVVVPIYNVEEFLEECLESIAGQTMADLEAVLVDDGSTDGSPRIAREFAAKDPRFVYVRQPNAGLSAARNTGVRHATPTAEYLTFVDSDDVVPHDAYARMTASLDATGSDFASGNVWRLNERGRQQAWQYKWLTEPRSRTHISRDLELLADRVAWNKVFRRAFWDRHGFTFPEGKLYEDTPVMIPAHFLAGSVDVLSDHVYYWRVREGSITRRRTDVKGVRDRIAACAHVSAFLAEHAPEMRGTYDTSCLRDDFVYFLEGLPMGGPEYRATFMKGAAAFLRRADPGVVAGLPVSLRVKWHLVREGRTADLIDLLTFEQRNKNAFQVRGVVRRSATYPRSSGGHIRVPQELARLGRGELPVISRVREASWGADGLLRISGYAYVRNLEATRPGHSIKAAILKSAHSRAQLRKISTRTVAAPQATENSQQQLHCYDLSGFELTIDPEQLKTGGRWRPGNWLLGVVVAGHGSVRRAAVRPLDGSSAQSVVRELGDGLRLVLGYSKGRLVLKIQDYVARVDAHHRDGDEMVLSGHLPSHLRPTALRLTHKHSSAEFDYPVTLPGDDRFDVRVRLADLEDIAPTPHLAPKEVEPPHGDRWQANLVLPDGKLKSLAAVLDLPPGRYASREGGRELCASANDQGQLVIELTRQPIADRVAWSADGTLTIEGTVSDASWDAAELVLRHSGRDEELTVPVERTAGRFRGVVAPGGGVLREGRWYAFLREAGAGTAPGRGGTVRGAAGADKSTARQATAAAEVPTDAHTAPAHESPSGTATAQSRATPHRETAAGADKSTAGQITAAAEGTQSHAAPRGDVAGDVAVRGRTRQSDAGGGAATPGGPRGGGGAHAAHAAHAAHGEDGMPVRLLASVSAAFPLHRTVEGREFTVDRRFGDRLLLEAGSVLARGERGAYRRHRLRTAHYPSKRTQPLRDAVLYFDGDSPRAVHEELMRRGADVEHLWVTQDQQTKVPDGAKGVEEHSAAWYEALARCRRIVTAGHLPDFFERRDGQTVVQTWNGAPLKRIGTDLTDTLYADHGHLDVLPKLSRQWDVLVSPNRFSTPHLGRALAYEGEVMEAGSPRNDVLFSEDRGKVAERVRRELDIDPGKRVILYAPTYRDHLAYSPGRFRYEPALDLAAARDVLGDDHVLLVRKHPLTAGRLPGAGAPFVRDVSSHPRTAELLLISDVLVTDYSSLMFDFAHTGRPMLFHAYDLEHYRDTVRGFYLDFETSAPGPLLASTGEVVDALRDLDSVTARHAEAYAAFREAYCDLDDGRASARVAERLMR; translated from the coding sequence GTGCAGCCCCGTCTCAGCGTCGTCGTGCCCATCTACAACGTCGAAGAGTTTCTGGAGGAGTGCCTGGAGTCGATCGCCGGGCAGACCATGGCCGACCTGGAGGCCGTACTCGTCGACGACGGCTCGACGGACGGCAGCCCGCGCATCGCACGTGAGTTCGCGGCGAAGGATCCGAGGTTCGTCTATGTGCGCCAGCCGAACGCGGGGCTCAGCGCGGCCCGCAACACCGGGGTCCGGCACGCGACCCCGACCGCCGAGTACCTGACCTTCGTCGACAGCGACGACGTCGTGCCGCACGACGCGTACGCGCGGATGACCGCGAGCCTGGACGCGACCGGATCCGACTTCGCGAGCGGCAACGTCTGGCGCCTGAACGAGCGCGGACGCCAGCAGGCCTGGCAGTACAAGTGGCTCACCGAGCCGCGCTCACGCACCCACATCAGCCGTGACCTGGAGCTGCTCGCCGACCGCGTCGCCTGGAACAAGGTCTTCAGGCGCGCCTTCTGGGACCGGCACGGCTTCACCTTCCCCGAGGGCAAGCTCTACGAGGACACGCCCGTCATGATCCCGGCGCACTTCCTCGCGGGCTCCGTGGACGTGCTCAGCGACCACGTCTACTACTGGCGGGTGCGCGAGGGTTCGATCACCCGGCGCCGCACGGACGTGAAGGGCGTGCGCGACCGGATCGCGGCGTGCGCGCACGTCAGCGCGTTCCTCGCCGAGCACGCGCCCGAGATGCGGGGGACGTACGACACGTCCTGCCTGCGCGACGACTTCGTGTACTTCCTGGAGGGCCTGCCGATGGGCGGGCCCGAGTACCGCGCGACGTTCATGAAGGGCGCCGCCGCGTTCCTGCGCCGCGCGGATCCGGGGGTCGTCGCCGGGCTTCCGGTGTCCCTGCGCGTGAAGTGGCATCTCGTACGCGAGGGGCGCACCGCCGACCTGATCGACCTGCTCACCTTCGAGCAGCGCAACAAGAACGCCTTCCAGGTCCGCGGGGTGGTGCGGCGCAGTGCCACCTACCCGCGGAGCTCGGGCGGCCACATCCGCGTCCCGCAGGAGCTTGCGCGGCTCGGGAGGGGCGAACTGCCCGTCATCTCCCGTGTACGGGAGGCCAGTTGGGGCGCGGACGGGCTCCTTCGGATCAGCGGGTACGCGTACGTGCGCAACCTGGAGGCGACGCGGCCCGGCCACTCCATCAAGGCGGCCATCCTCAAGTCCGCCCACAGCAGGGCGCAGTTGAGGAAGATCTCCACCCGGACCGTCGCCGCACCGCAGGCCACCGAGAACTCCCAGCAGCAGCTGCACTGTTACGACCTCTCCGGGTTCGAGCTGACCATCGACCCCGAGCAGCTGAAGACCGGCGGCCGGTGGCGGCCCGGCAACTGGCTGCTCGGCGTGGTCGTCGCGGGCCACGGCTCGGTGCGGCGGGCCGCGGTCCGCCCCCTGGACGGGTCGTCCGCCCAATCCGTCGTACGCGAACTGGGCGACGGGCTGCGCCTGGTCCTCGGCTACAGCAAGGGCCGCCTGGTCCTGAAGATCCAGGACTACGTGGCGCGGGTCGACGCCCATCACCGGGACGGCGACGAGATGGTACTCAGCGGTCATCTGCCGAGCCACCTGCGCCCGACCGCCCTGCGCCTGACGCACAAGCACTCGTCGGCGGAGTTCGACTACCCCGTGACGCTGCCCGGCGACGACCGCTTCGACGTACGCGTGCGCCTCGCGGACCTGGAGGACATCGCGCCGACACCGCACCTGGCCCCCAAGGAGGTCGAGCCCCCGCACGGCGACCGCTGGCAGGCCAACCTGGTCCTGCCGGACGGCAAGCTGAAGTCCCTCGCGGCGGTACTCGACCTGCCGCCGGGCCGCTACGCATCGCGCGAGGGCGGCCGCGAGCTGTGCGCGTCGGCGAACGACCAGGGCCAGCTCGTCATCGAACTGACCCGGCAGCCGATCGCCGACCGGGTGGCGTGGAGCGCGGACGGCACGCTGACGATCGAGGGCACGGTGTCCGACGCGAGCTGGGACGCGGCGGAACTGGTGCTCCGGCACAGCGGCAGGGACGAGGAACTGACGGTACCGGTGGAGCGCACCGCCGGGCGTTTCCGGGGGGTGGTGGCGCCCGGGGGCGGGGTGCTGCGGGAGGGACGGTGGTACGCGTTCCTGCGGGAGGCCGGGGCGGGTACGGCGCCGGGGCGGGGCGGGACGGTCCGCGGGGCCGCAGGCGCGGACAAGAGCACTGCGAGGCAGGCCACCGCGGCAGCCGAAGTCCCGACGGACGCACACACCGCCCCAGCACACGAGAGCCCGAGCGGAACCGCGACCGCGCAGAGCCGTGCGACACCACACAGAGAGACGGCCGCAGGCGCGGACAAGAGCACTGCGGGGCAGATCACCGCGGCAGCCGAAGGCACGCAGAGCCATGCGGCACCGCGCGGGGACGTGGCCGGGGACGTGGCCGTGCGGGGTAGGACTCGGCAGTCGGACGCGGGCGGCGGCGCGGCGACGCCCGGTGGTCCGCGAGGCGGGGGCGGCGCCCATGCCGCCCATGCCGCCCATGCCGCCCACGGCGAGGACGGCATGCCCGTGCGGCTGCTCGCCTCCGTCTCCGCCGCGTTTCCGCTCCACCGGACCGTGGAGGGACGGGAGTTCACCGTCGACCGGCGGTTCGGGGACCGGCTGCTGCTCGAAGCGGGGTCCGTGCTCGCCCGCGGCGAGCGAGGGGCCTACCGGCGGCACCGGCTGCGCACCGCGCACTATCCGAGCAAGCGCACGCAGCCCCTGCGCGACGCGGTGCTCTACTTCGACGGGGACTCGCCGCGCGCGGTCCACGAGGAGCTCATGCGGCGCGGCGCGGACGTCGAGCACCTGTGGGTGACGCAGGACCAGCAGACGAAGGTGCCCGACGGGGCGAAGGGCGTGGAGGAGCACAGCGCCGCCTGGTACGAGGCGCTCGCCCGCTGCCGGCGCATCGTCACCGCGGGCCATCTGCCCGACTTCTTCGAGCGGCGGGACGGCCAGACCGTCGTACAGACCTGGAACGGGGCGCCCCTCAAGCGCATCGGCACCGACCTCACCGACACCCTCTACGCCGACCACGGCCACCTCGACGTCCTGCCGAAACTCTCCCGCCAGTGGGACGTGCTCGTGTCGCCGAACCGTTTCTCGACGCCTCACCTGGGGCGCGCCCTCGCCTACGAGGGTGAGGTGATGGAAGCGGGCTCGCCCCGCAACGACGTCCTCTTCTCCGAGGACCGCGGCAAGGTCGCCGAACGCGTCCGCCGCGAGCTGGACATCGACCCCGGCAAGCGGGTCATCCTGTACGCGCCGACCTACCGGGACCACCTCGCCTACTCCCCCGGCCGCTTCCGCTACGAACCCGCGCTCGACCTCGCCGCGGCGCGGGACGTCCTCGGCGACGACCACGTCCTGCTCGTGCGCAAGCATCCGCTGACGGCGGGCCGCCTGCCCGGGGCCGGCGCGCCCTTCGTACGCGATGTGTCGTCCCATCCCCGCACGGCCGAACTCCTGCTGATCTCGGACGTGTTGGTGACGGACTACTCCTCCCTGATGTTCGACTTCGCGCACACGGGGCGTCCGATGCTCTTCCACGCCTACGACCTGGAGCACTACCGCGACACGGTCCGCGGCTTCTATCTCGACTTCGAGACCAGCGCGCCGGGGCCACTGCTCGCCTCCACCGGCGAGGTCGTCGATGCCCTGCGCGACCTGGACTCCGTCACCGCCCGGCACGCGGAGGCGTACGCGGCGTTCCGCGAGGCCTACTGCGACCTGGACGACGGACGGGCATCGGCCCGCGTCGCGGAGAGGCTCATGCGATGA
- a CDS encoding stealth conserved region 3 domain-containing protein: MKITYLLGWGDEMGGTELATYTQAQHLADRHDVEVISVFRTRPEPFFPEARSLPVRYLVDRTASPERPVRASRLDEAACRTLAALPSELIKPAWESAFDRLSDVEMAAALTTLDTDVLVTTTPALMAAAVGLVPARVVTVHQEHRPTQRRGPSGEPLLLHAPRLDALVTLTERTRDWIAESLGATAPELAVIPNAVPDGFRPRADGESKVIVMAARLTGEKRVDHAVRAFAEVADAYPDWTLRVFGGGHREQHLRRLVDGFGLQDRVELLGPCQDMAAEWAKAGLTLMTAGHNEAFPLVLLEALAAGVPVVAYDVLTGPAEIVRHRVDGLLVPPGEIHELAAAMSELMGDPETRRGYAHAAREGVYARFSSTDVTARWQELYSRLLARRDAPERLDDRADRVALGVASGGSGFRPTTPYTLNAEPAADERAREDEIAAADTSGLVIRSVGRLAERRDDVLAPDMTDWNLELTATALESKDIPYVLVRTSGTTHTLAVADDERDGALKALAESLHGQPVYAELVNPRDAAPGVVLAERLDGIGEVAGVKVFKPVTTTTLSLRHGVGQSCTVAFWPRAADDGADGAERADIRRAPFGTTLAGSELPSLSPTATLRIADRTYPTLDVFAQLLVGDVDFPIDAVYTWVDDSDPEWHARRKAALGRPDDDTSPDHGAVRFRNRDELRYSMRSLAMYAPWIRHIYLVTAGQTPSWLNAAHPDVTVIDHRDLFADPDTALPTFNSHSIESQLHRIEGLSEHFLYLNDDMFLGRPTTPDTFFHSSGISRFFWSSASVPALPVSPDDEGYLAAAKNNRALLKREFGRTTTHSFFHAPYALHRSVLAELTERFPEELEATARSRFRSNSDLALVSSLHHHYAYLTGRAVPAGIAYDFVDIGRREDHARLGQLLQGRNKTAFCIGESPDSELADEEMALAIRSFLTAYFPVRSPYERGA; this comes from the coding sequence ATGAAGATCACGTACCTCCTCGGCTGGGGCGACGAGATGGGCGGCACCGAGCTGGCCACCTACACCCAGGCGCAGCACCTGGCGGACCGGCACGATGTCGAGGTCATCTCCGTCTTCCGGACCCGGCCCGAGCCCTTCTTCCCCGAGGCCCGCAGCCTCCCCGTCCGCTACCTCGTCGACCGCACCGCCTCGCCCGAGCGTCCGGTGCGCGCCTCGCGCCTGGACGAGGCCGCCTGCCGCACCCTCGCCGCGCTGCCCAGCGAACTGATCAAGCCCGCCTGGGAGTCCGCCTTCGACCGGCTCTCCGACGTCGAGATGGCCGCCGCCCTGACCACCCTGGACACCGACGTCCTGGTCACCACGACGCCCGCCCTGATGGCCGCCGCCGTCGGGCTCGTCCCGGCCAGGGTCGTCACCGTGCACCAGGAGCACCGCCCCACCCAGCGCCGCGGCCCCTCCGGCGAGCCCCTGCTCCTGCACGCGCCGCGCCTGGACGCCCTGGTCACCCTCACCGAGCGCACCCGCGACTGGATCGCGGAGTCCCTGGGCGCCACCGCCCCCGAGCTCGCGGTCATCCCGAACGCCGTGCCCGACGGCTTCCGGCCGCGCGCCGACGGCGAGAGCAAGGTCATCGTCATGGCCGCGCGCCTCACCGGCGAGAAGCGCGTCGACCACGCCGTGCGGGCCTTCGCCGAGGTCGCCGACGCCTATCCGGACTGGACCCTGCGCGTCTTCGGCGGCGGCCACCGCGAGCAGCATCTGCGCCGCCTGGTCGACGGCTTCGGGCTTCAGGACCGCGTCGAACTCCTCGGTCCCTGCCAGGACATGGCCGCCGAGTGGGCCAAGGCGGGGCTCACCCTGATGACCGCGGGGCACAACGAGGCGTTCCCGCTCGTGCTGCTCGAAGCGCTCGCCGCGGGTGTGCCCGTCGTCGCGTACGACGTCCTGACCGGGCCCGCCGAGATCGTCAGGCACCGCGTCGACGGACTGCTCGTACCGCCCGGCGAGATCCATGAACTGGCCGCCGCCATGAGCGAGTTGATGGGCGACCCCGAGACGCGGCGCGGCTACGCGCACGCCGCCCGCGAAGGCGTCTACGCCCGCTTCTCCTCCACCGACGTCACCGCCCGCTGGCAGGAGCTGTACTCCCGGCTCCTGGCCCGGCGCGACGCCCCCGAACGGCTCGACGACCGCGCGGACCGGGTGGCGCTCGGCGTCGCGTCCGGCGGCAGCGGCTTCCGCCCGACCACGCCGTACACGCTGAACGCCGAGCCCGCGGCCGACGAGCGCGCCCGCGAGGACGAGATCGCCGCCGCCGACACCAGCGGCCTCGTCATCCGCTCGGTGGGCCGGCTCGCCGAGCGCCGTGACGACGTCCTCGCCCCCGACATGACCGACTGGAACCTCGAACTCACCGCCACAGCACTGGAGTCCAAGGACATCCCCTACGTCCTGGTCCGCACGTCCGGCACCACGCACACCCTCGCCGTGGCCGACGACGAGCGCGACGGGGCGCTCAAGGCGCTCGCCGAGTCCCTGCACGGACAGCCCGTCTACGCCGAGCTGGTCAACCCGCGGGACGCCGCCCCCGGGGTCGTGCTCGCCGAGCGGCTCGACGGCATCGGCGAGGTCGCGGGCGTCAAGGTCTTCAAGCCGGTGACCACGACGACGCTCTCCCTGCGGCACGGCGTCGGACAGTCCTGCACGGTGGCGTTCTGGCCGCGGGCAGCGGACGACGGGGCCGACGGGGCCGAAAGGGCCGACATCAGGCGCGCCCCCTTCGGCACCACCCTCGCCGGATCCGAGCTCCCCTCCCTCTCCCCCACGGCGACCCTCCGCATCGCCGACCGCACGTACCCGACGCTCGACGTCTTCGCCCAACTCCTCGTCGGCGACGTGGACTTCCCCATCGACGCGGTCTACACCTGGGTCGACGACTCCGACCCCGAATGGCACGCCCGCCGCAAGGCGGCACTCGGCCGCCCCGACGACGACACGTCGCCCGACCACGGCGCCGTCCGCTTCCGCAACCGCGACGAGCTGCGCTACTCGATGCGCTCGCTCGCGATGTACGCGCCCTGGATCCGGCACATCTACCTCGTCACGGCGGGCCAGACCCCCTCCTGGCTCAACGCCGCCCACCCGGACGTCACGGTCATCGACCACCGCGACCTCTTCGCCGACCCGGATACCGCGCTCCCCACCTTCAACTCCCACTCCATCGAGAGCCAACTGCACCGCATCGAGGGCCTGTCGGAGCACTTCCTCTACCTCAACGACGACATGTTCCTCGGCCGCCCCACCACCCCGGACACGTTCTTCCACAGCTCGGGCATCTCACGCTTCTTCTGGTCGTCGGCGTCCGTGCCCGCACTGCCCGTCTCACCGGACGACGAGGGCTATCTGGCCGCGGCGAAGAACAACCGGGCCCTGCTGAAGCGGGAGTTCGGCAGGACGACGACGCACAGCTTCTTCCACGCGCCCTACGCCCTGCACCGCAGCGTCCTCGCGGAGCTCACCGAGCGGTTCCCCGAAGAGCTCGAAGCCACCGCCCGCAGCCGCTTCCGCTCGAACAGCGACCTCGCCCTGGTGTCGTCCCTGCACCACCACTACGCGTACCTCACGGGGCGCGCCGTGCCTGCGGGCATCGCGTACGACTTCGTGGACATCGGAAGGCGTGAGGACCACGCGCGCCTGGGCCAGCTGCTCCAGGGCCGCAACAAGACGGCGTTCTGCATCGGCGAGTCCCCCGACAGCGAACTGGCCGACGAGGAGATGGCCCTGGCCATCCGCTCGTTCCTGACGGCGTACTTCCCGGTCCGCTCCCCTTACGAGCGGGGCGCCTGA
- a CDS encoding class I SAM-dependent methyltransferase produces MHQSAYEQMELCVEQYMPTGRRHRVVDLGARVSDGQTRTHKALLEGRDTEYVGVDVLDGRNVDAVMTKPYRIPVKSRSADFVISGQAFEHIPFFWATMLEIARVLKPQGIAFVTAPSRGHVHDAQDCWRYYPDGFRALAAYTRLELREAYTDFPPMKGIRHAYGQIDAKHAYWGDSVGVFQRPKNYPRLTMALVRSTTTWWANRVGGVDGVPLPEPVEGRTLCGRPKVVAPRAVDERPVEAPSNAK; encoded by the coding sequence GTGCACCAGTCCGCGTACGAACAGATGGAACTCTGTGTCGAGCAGTACATGCCCACGGGCAGGCGCCACCGGGTGGTCGATCTCGGCGCCCGGGTCTCCGACGGGCAGACCCGCACCCACAAGGCCCTGCTCGAAGGGCGCGACACGGAGTACGTGGGCGTCGACGTGCTCGACGGACGCAACGTCGACGCGGTGATGACGAAGCCCTACCGCATCCCCGTGAAGTCCCGCAGCGCCGACTTCGTCATCTCCGGCCAGGCGTTCGAGCACATCCCCTTCTTCTGGGCGACGATGCTGGAGATCGCCCGCGTCCTGAAGCCGCAGGGCATCGCCTTCGTGACGGCGCCCTCGCGCGGCCACGTGCACGACGCGCAGGACTGCTGGCGCTACTACCCCGACGGGTTCCGCGCCCTGGCCGCGTACACCCGGCTCGAACTCCGCGAGGCCTACACGGACTTCCCGCCCATGAAGGGCATCCGCCACGCGTATGGCCAGATCGACGCCAAGCACGCCTACTGGGGCGACTCCGTCGGCGTGTTCCAGCGGCCCAAGAACTATCCGCGTCTCACCATGGCCCTGGTGCGCTCCACGACCACGTGGTGGGCGAACAGGGTCGGCGGGGTCGACGGCGTCCCGCTGCCCGAGCCCGTCGAGGGCCGCACGCTGTGCGGCAGGCCGAAGGTGGTGGCCCCGCGCGCGGTGGACGAGCGGCCCGTCGAGGCACCAAGTAACGCCAAATGA
- a CDS encoding acyltransferase family protein, protein MTTALPRQTRTRPELPTAADTAPRVDSLTGMRFLAAFAVFVHHFTGLSAQGGVAHAPLLFPYSTLGANGVGFFFVLSGFLLTWGHRPGTLARLFYWRRFGRIWPAHLVATLPCIWVFYLWAGVPTDAFSFVASLLLVQTWFPGVVPMFPGNGVAWTLSVEAFFYLLFPFAIRGALRLRTRTLALLAAAGLVAMWLLKWWTATHLSPFATEWIMRNPVSRLPEFGVGMVCALALRRGHRFRIGPAAVLACLAAYAVLYFHRTAWFGPYIADQLAWTLRPFAALFSVLFIVAYVQRELTGHRGWLCSRPMVLLGLWSYAFYLLHQTLNRLILDTWGRPQPGNSAVFTLLGVAVTVVVLSWALFTYVEEPARKWCARRTPRRWSQKSASAEAS, encoded by the coding sequence ATGACGACGGCTCTGCCGCGCCAGACGCGCACCCGCCCCGAGCTCCCCACCGCCGCCGACACCGCGCCCCGCGTCGACTCCCTCACCGGGATGCGCTTCCTCGCCGCCTTCGCGGTGTTCGTGCACCACTTCACCGGTCTCAGCGCGCAGGGCGGTGTCGCCCACGCGCCGCTGCTCTTCCCGTACTCGACGCTCGGCGCGAACGGCGTGGGGTTCTTCTTCGTGCTCTCCGGGTTCCTGCTCACCTGGGGGCACCGCCCCGGCACCCTCGCCCGACTCTTCTACTGGCGCAGGTTCGGCCGCATCTGGCCCGCCCACCTGGTCGCGACCCTGCCCTGCATCTGGGTCTTCTACCTCTGGGCCGGTGTGCCGACGGACGCCTTCAGCTTCGTCGCCTCGCTGCTCCTCGTGCAGACGTGGTTCCCCGGCGTCGTCCCGATGTTCCCCGGCAACGGCGTCGCCTGGACGCTCAGCGTCGAGGCCTTCTTCTATCTCCTCTTCCCGTTCGCCATCCGCGGCGCCCTGCGCCTGCGCACCCGCACCCTGGCCCTGCTCGCCGCCGCCGGACTCGTCGCCATGTGGCTGCTCAAGTGGTGGACGGCCACCCACCTCTCGCCCTTCGCCACCGAGTGGATCATGCGCAACCCGGTGAGCCGCCTCCCCGAGTTCGGCGTCGGGATGGTCTGCGCGCTCGCCCTGCGCCGGGGCCACCGCTTCCGTATCGGCCCGGCGGCGGTCCTTGCCTGCCTCGCCGCGTACGCCGTCCTCTACTTCCACCGCACCGCCTGGTTCGGCCCGTACATCGCCGACCAACTCGCCTGGACTCTGCGGCCGTTCGCCGCCCTCTTCTCCGTCCTGTTCATCGTCGCCTACGTCCAGCGCGAGCTGACCGGACACCGGGGCTGGCTCTGCTCGCGCCCGATGGTGCTGCTCGGGCTCTGGTCGTACGCCTTCTATCTGCTGCACCAGACCCTCAACCGGCTGATCCTCGACACCTGGGGCCGCCCCCAGCCCGGCAACTCCGCGGTGTTCACGCTCCTGGGCGTCGCGGTCACCGTGGTCGTCCTGTCCTGGGCGCTGTTCACGTACGTCGAGGAACCGGCGAGGAAGTGGTGCGCGCGTCGCACCCCGCGCAGGTGGAGCCAGAAGAGCGCGTCGGCGGAGGCGAGTTGA
- a CDS encoding bifunctional glycosyltransferase/CDP-glycerol:glycerophosphate glycerophosphotransferase, translating to MSRFSVVVPAHRVQGYLRECLDSVLDQSRADLELIVVDDASPDASAAIAAECAERDPRVQLVRVPAHSGAGPARNIGADRATGSYLLFLDGDDLLLPGALESIAQALDAADDPDVLVFGHDRVDWWESVRAGGDDLAGDQLAVTVAAWNRVFRRGFWQERRLAFSDGPYEDVVPVRRAALTPGARTAVLDKACVRWRERRGGSFATSPGREHFAVIGRYEELLAAADPADRARLVPHAAAHLLAVLDDPGRIAPRDRRDFFRGAARLYRTYGPAGPAPTPGAKALATASYAAYEAQRKSRSRRTGVTRRLKEQKKKLRARAMRVAYRADLRRPLDPHLAVYGAYWNRGISCNPAAIHAKARELAPHIRGVWVVSSRHKHRVPAGVEYVVEGSRRYWQAMARATYLINNSSFPGGFTKRPGQVYLQTHHGTPLKKMGLDQRRYPAGTHGISFQKVLDHTDQWDLSLSANPHSTEVWERVYPSTAYQALEAGYPRNDVYFTAGEAEVRRIREELGVADGRTVLLYAPTHRDYQKGFLPRVDLERFVSALGPSYVVLVRAHYFYGADAGLRAHPQLVDVTGHARVEDLCLAADALVTDYSSLMFDYACLDRPIVTYAPDWQAYRMARGTYFDLLSGRPGETPGAVATTEDELAGLFRGGEWDAADAADLRKAFRARFCPYDDGGAAERVVRRLFLEGQAPRS from the coding sequence ATGTCGCGCTTCTCGGTTGTCGTCCCCGCCCATCGCGTCCAGGGCTACCTGAGGGAATGCCTGGACTCCGTGCTCGACCAGAGCCGCGCCGATCTGGAGCTGATCGTCGTGGACGACGCGTCGCCCGACGCGTCCGCCGCGATCGCCGCGGAGTGTGCGGAGCGCGACCCGCGCGTGCAACTCGTCCGCGTCCCCGCGCACTCGGGAGCGGGTCCCGCCCGCAACATCGGCGCGGACCGCGCCACCGGCAGCTACCTCCTCTTCCTCGACGGCGACGACCTGCTCCTGCCGGGCGCCCTTGAGTCGATCGCACAGGCCCTCGACGCGGCGGACGACCCGGACGTCCTCGTCTTCGGCCACGACCGCGTCGACTGGTGGGAGAGCGTGCGGGCGGGCGGCGACGACCTGGCGGGGGACCAGCTGGCCGTCACCGTCGCCGCCTGGAACCGCGTCTTCCGGCGCGGCTTCTGGCAGGAGCGCCGCCTCGCGTTCAGCGACGGCCCCTACGAGGACGTGGTGCCGGTGCGGCGCGCGGCCCTGACGCCCGGCGCGCGCACCGCCGTCCTCGACAAGGCCTGCGTCCGCTGGCGCGAGCGGCGCGGCGGCAGCTTCGCCACGTCGCCGGGCCGGGAGCACTTCGCGGTCATCGGGCGGTACGAGGAGCTGCTCGCCGCCGCGGACCCGGCCGACCGCGCCCGGCTCGTCCCGCACGCCGCCGCGCATCTGCTCGCGGTGCTCGACGACCCCGGGCGCATCGCGCCGCGCGACCGGCGTGACTTCTTCCGCGGGGCGGCCCGCCTCTACCGCACGTACGGCCCGGCGGGCCCGGCGCCCACTCCCGGGGCGAAGGCCCTCGCCACCGCCTCGTACGCCGCCTACGAAGCGCAGCGCAAGAGCCGGTCCCGCAGGACGGGCGTCACCCGCAGGCTCAAGGAACAGAAGAAGAAGTTGCGCGCCCGCGCCATGCGCGTCGCCTACCGCGCCGACCTGCGCCGCCCCCTGGACCCCCACCTCGCGGTCTACGGCGCCTACTGGAACCGCGGGATCTCCTGCAACCCGGCCGCCATCCACGCCAAGGCCCGCGAACTCGCCCCGCACATCCGGGGCGTGTGGGTGGTCTCATCGCGGCACAAGCACCGCGTACCGGCCGGAGTCGAGTACGTCGTCGAGGGCTCGCGGCGCTACTGGCAGGCGATGGCCAGGGCGACGTACCTGATCAACAACTCCAGCTTCCCCGGCGGCTTCACCAAGCGCCCCGGCCAGGTCTACCTCCAGACCCACCACGGGACCCCGCTCAAGAAGATGGGCCTGGACCAGCGCCGCTACCCCGCCGGCACGCACGGCATCAGCTTCCAGAAGGTCCTGGACCACACCGACCAGTGGGACCTCAGCCTCTCCGCGAACCCGCACTCCACGGAGGTCTGGGAGCGGGTCTACCCCTCGACGGCCTACCAGGCCCTGGAGGCGGGCTACCCGCGCAACGACGTCTACTTCACGGCGGGCGAAGCCGAAGTCCGCCGGATCCGCGAGGAGTTGGGCGTCGCGGACGGCCGGACGGTCCTGCTCTACGCGCCCACCCACCGCGACTACCAGAAGGGTTTCCTGCCCCGCGTGGACCTGGAGCGCTTCGTGAGCGCACTGGGTCCTTCGTACGTCGTGCTCGTGCGCGCCCACTACTTCTACGGCGCCGACGCGGGCCTGCGCGCCCACCCGCAGCTTGTCGACGTCACCGGCCACGCGCGCGTGGAGGACCTCTGCCTGGCCGCCGACGCCCTCGTCACGGACTACTCGTCGCTGATGTTCGACTACGCTTGCCTGGACCGCCCGATCGTGACGTACGCCCCCGACTGGCAGGCCTACCGCATGGCGCGCGGCACCTACTTCGACCTGCTCTCCGGGCGCCCGGGCGAGACGCCGGGGGCCGTGGCCACCACCGAGGACGAGCTTGCCGGGCTCTTTCGCGGCGGGGAGTGGGACGCGGCCGACGCGGCGGACCTGCGCAAGGCCTTCCGGGCGCGGTTCTGCCCGTACGACGACGGGGGCGCCGCCGAGCGGGTGGTGCGGCGGCTGTTCCTCGAAGGTCAGGCGCCCCGCTCGTAA